One window of the Shewanella cyperi genome contains the following:
- a CDS encoding PAS domain-containing protein has protein sequence MLKRSPGLPSLSSLLIDAQGVHWSQQRMLALGSQLAMLVITMVLITNVIITLGERRLQEEWATQRYSELQTVGTLIADKVTFQQFRTQTFARGESLRQYLDNPGEEEKARLLSQWQSLQKNIPELMGVALFDANGKFRFSSNDVFGQGPVPAPLLGKNRNMGGNEIYTSPMEFLDQEGNLEPYMYQLAWLENPDQSVRGYLVTYNSMLRTLELIKPAISGSQSPMMMFDTQGLLYAGASSMSPLPRLPDTLSGSLRQTYPALWRQMAMSNFGQFHGDDATFVYLKVELTTQYETRREYFLVSYIRNEDIATRFSQWHTLLLVVAILMTVLAAAVIVLSHLFRLEQRSRHVGIRLANTLFAGDTGSLLVNDNGRILSANPAAAKALMLAPDELKDRSLQRCLQLDDEAYDALKQTLQQNGSWRGEVDLGPEEGGVLRVHIRHAQQGHEAKSYSLVTLEEISELAHCQEELKHNQLLGESAVAAALTRADGSLLKTNAAFDQLLQPGELQCHNLAELLENDLGNQWPRIVQQIAMQGQWQGQILCTDRSRLQSCLQATLKGHLDEDGEVEFIVCTLELAAPRQKLRESGDLVPHRSTILSNLNDLEHYFQSLPGKSRNHASLMLLDISPAGMLSHMSDIGQLEKRQQEVEMQLLRDLPSSLQISHWQLGRLVVILPDTHANHAHLLASKTLERLDDNGLGEGICIGIAAFHEGQSLEQFLSNAEVALKRAKQTGEQRICQAFTR, from the coding sequence ATGCTCAAGCGCTCTCCTGGTTTGCCATCACTTTCATCTCTTTTGATAGATGCGCAGGGTGTTCATTGGTCCCAACAACGCATGCTGGCCCTCGGCAGCCAACTGGCCATGTTGGTGATCACCATGGTGCTGATCACCAATGTGATCATTACCCTGGGCGAACGCCGTTTGCAGGAAGAGTGGGCGACCCAAAGGTACAGTGAACTGCAAACCGTCGGAACCCTGATCGCCGACAAGGTCACTTTTCAGCAATTCCGAACCCAGACCTTCGCCCGCGGTGAAAGCTTAAGGCAGTATTTGGATAATCCGGGGGAAGAGGAAAAAGCCCGCCTGCTGTCTCAGTGGCAGTCGCTGCAGAAGAACATTCCCGAACTCATGGGGGTGGCCTTGTTTGATGCCAATGGCAAATTCCGCTTTTCCAGCAACGATGTGTTTGGCCAGGGGCCGGTACCCGCACCTTTGCTGGGTAAAAATCGCAACATGGGCGGCAATGAAATTTACACTTCGCCGATGGAATTCCTGGATCAGGAAGGCAATCTTGAGCCCTATATGTACCAGTTGGCCTGGCTGGAGAATCCCGATCAGAGCGTAAGGGGCTATCTGGTGACCTATAACTCCATGCTGCGTACCCTGGAGCTGATAAAACCCGCCATATCGGGCAGCCAGTCTCCAATGATGATGTTTGACACCCAGGGCCTGCTGTATGCCGGTGCCTCCTCCATGTCACCTTTGCCCAGACTGCCAGACACCCTCAGCGGCAGCCTGAGGCAGACCTATCCGGCACTGTGGCGTCAGATGGCCATGAGCAACTTCGGGCAGTTTCACGGCGATGATGCCACCTTTGTCTACCTCAAGGTGGAGTTGACCACCCAGTATGAAACGCGGCGGGAATATTTTCTGGTGTCCTACATACGTAATGAAGATATAGCCACACGCTTCAGCCAATGGCACACCCTGTTGCTCGTGGTCGCCATTTTGATGACTGTGCTGGCGGCCGCAGTGATAGTACTCAGCCACCTGTTCCGTCTTGAACAGCGCTCCCGTCATGTGGGGATTCGGCTGGCCAATACCCTGTTTGCCGGCGATACCGGCAGCCTGCTGGTCAATGATAATGGCCGCATTCTGAGTGCCAACCCTGCCGCCGCGAAAGCACTGATGCTGGCGCCCGATGAGTTGAAAGATCGCAGTCTGCAGCGTTGTCTGCAACTGGATGATGAAGCCTACGACGCCCTTAAACAGACACTTCAACAAAATGGCAGCTGGCGTGGTGAAGTGGATCTGGGGCCCGAGGAAGGCGGTGTGCTCAGGGTCCATATCCGTCACGCCCAGCAAGGCCATGAAGCCAAGAGCTATTCGCTGGTCACCCTGGAGGAAATCAGCGAATTGGCACATTGCCAGGAGGAACTAAAGCATAATCAGTTGCTTGGTGAAAGTGCAGTGGCCGCGGCCCTCACCCGCGCCGATGGCAGCCTGCTGAAAACCAACGCCGCCTTTGATCAATTGCTGCAACCCGGTGAGCTGCAATGTCACAATCTGGCAGAACTGCTGGAAAACGATCTGGGCAACCAATGGCCGAGAATAGTGCAACAAATCGCCATGCAGGGACAGTGGCAGGGGCAGATACTGTGCACCGATCGCAGTCGCCTGCAGTCCTGCCTGCAGGCCACGCTCAAAGGCCATTTGGACGAAGACGGGGAAGTGGAGTTTATCGTCTGCACTTTGGAGCTGGCGGCTCCAAGGCAGAAGTTGCGGGAGAGCGGCGATCTTGTGCCCCACCGCAGTACCATTTTGTCGAACCTCAATGATCTGGAACACTATTTCCAGTCACTGCCGGGAAAAAGTCGCAATCATGCCAGCCTGATGCTGCTGGATATCAGTCCCGCCGGCATGCTGAGCCACATGAGTGACATAGGTCAGCTGGAAAAGCGCCAGCAGGAAGTGGAAATGCAATTATTGCGGGATTTACCAAGCAGTTTGCAGATTTCGCACTGGCAATTGGGCAGGCTGGTGGTGATCTTGCCCGATACCCATGCCAACCATGCCCATCTTCTGGCCAGCAAGACCCTGGAGCGCCTGGATGACAACGGCTTGGGCGAAGGTATCTGCATCGGCATAGCCGCCTTCCATGAAGGTCAGAGCCTGGAGCAATTCCTGTCCAATGCCGAAGTTGCCCTCAAGCGCGCCAAGCAAACCGGTGAGCAGCGTATCTGTCAGGCCTTTACCCGCTGA
- the nhaD gene encoding sodium:proton antiporter NhaD produces the protein MPVAHATEAATEWLDLTASGAGYVAVAIFVLAYLLVMAEEKLHLRKSKPVLVAAGIIWGILGWIYSQHGMPELAEEAFKHNLLEYAELLLFLLVAMTYINAMEERGLFDALRAWMVNKGFSLRQVFWLSGFLAFFISPVADNLTTALLMCAVVMKVGGDNKKFIALSCINIVVAANAGGAYSPFGDITTLMVWQKGLVPFGDFFDLFIPSLVNFAVPAFIMNLFIETACPMALSEKVYMRRGARRIVGLFLLTITMAVTAHSALGMPPVLGMMTGLGLLQFFGFYLRKTFEHGLARAKAKAIENQDDVRLAQLGQVVPFDVFSRVARAEWDTLLFFYGVVLCVGGLGFMGYLHMVSEAMYTHWDPTYANVAVGLLSAIVDNIPVMFAVLTMNPDMAMGQWLLVTLTAGVGGSLLSIGSAAGVALMGQARGIYTFGVHLKWTPVIALGYVASILAHMWLNAATF, from the coding sequence ATGCCTGTGGCCCATGCCACCGAAGCCGCAACAGAATGGCTGGATTTGACTGCCTCAGGAGCCGGATATGTGGCAGTGGCGATCTTTGTATTGGCCTATCTGCTGGTCATGGCGGAAGAAAAACTGCATTTACGCAAATCCAAACCCGTGCTGGTTGCCGCCGGGATTATCTGGGGGATTTTAGGGTGGATTTACAGCCAGCATGGTATGCCTGAGCTTGCAGAAGAAGCCTTCAAACATAATTTGTTGGAATACGCCGAACTGCTGCTGTTCCTGTTGGTGGCCATGACCTATATCAACGCCATGGAAGAGCGCGGCCTGTTTGATGCGCTACGGGCCTGGATGGTCAACAAGGGCTTCAGTCTGCGTCAGGTATTCTGGCTCAGCGGTTTCCTGGCGTTTTTTATCTCCCCTGTGGCCGATAACCTGACCACAGCGCTGTTGATGTGCGCTGTGGTCATGAAAGTGGGCGGCGACAATAAAAAGTTTATTGCCCTGTCCTGTATCAACATAGTGGTGGCCGCTAACGCCGGTGGTGCCTACAGTCCCTTTGGTGATATCACCACCCTTATGGTATGGCAAAAGGGCTTGGTGCCCTTTGGTGATTTCTTTGACCTCTTTATTCCTTCTTTGGTTAATTTCGCCGTGCCGGCGTTCATCATGAACCTGTTTATTGAGACAGCCTGTCCTATGGCGCTGTCGGAAAAGGTCTACATGCGTCGCGGTGCCAGACGTATAGTTGGGTTGTTTTTGCTGACTATCACTATGGCCGTTACCGCGCACTCTGCGCTGGGCATGCCGCCGGTACTGGGTATGATGACGGGTTTGGGCCTGCTGCAGTTTTTCGGTTTCTACCTGCGCAAGACCTTTGAGCATGGCCTGGCGAGGGCTAAAGCCAAGGCCATAGAAAATCAGGACGATGTCAGGTTGGCCCAGTTGGGTCAGGTTGTGCCTTTTGATGTCTTCAGTCGGGTGGCCCGCGCCGAGTGGGACACGCTGCTGTTCTTCTATGGTGTGGTGCTGTGTGTTGGCGGTCTGGGCTTTATGGGCTACCTGCACATGGTATCAGAGGCCATGTATACCCATTGGGATCCCACCTATGCCAACGTGGCTGTGGGCTTGCTGTCGGCCATAGTCGACAACATCCCGGTCATGTTTGCCGTGCTGACCATGAATCCCGACATGGCCATGGGCCAGTGGCTGTTGGTTACGCTGACTGCCGGTGTCGGTGGCAGTCTGTTGTCTATCGGCAGTGCCGCCGGTGTGGCCCTGATGGGGCAGGCGAGGGGGATTTACACCTTTGGGGTTCACCTCAAGTGGACTCCAGTCATTGCCCTGGGCTACGTTGCCAGCATACTGGCACACATGTGGCTCAATGCTGCCACCTTCTGA
- a CDS encoding DUF3718 domain-containing protein, whose product MKSIIILAAVLAAGLSTTAQATQYVFVAMDNTPETKMCVSAGSNDRDALRLQLNQSSYGTARYNANTVLCNGKSLAQFAHQYGADQTHTYLVPLTRERLRYNERVIIRDISYAAPQAEPGKVYVMVSSN is encoded by the coding sequence ATGAAATCGATAATCATACTCGCCGCTGTCCTGGCAGCAGGCTTATCTACAACAGCCCAGGCAACTCAGTACGTATTCGTCGCAATGGACAATACTCCGGAAACCAAGATGTGCGTATCAGCGGGCAGCAACGACCGCGACGCACTAAGGCTACAGCTCAATCAAAGCAGCTATGGCACAGCGCGTTATAACGCCAATACAGTGCTGTGTAATGGGAAAAGCCTGGCACAGTTTGCCCACCAATATGGCGCTGACCAAACCCATACCTACCTGGTCCCTCTGACCCGTGAGCGCCTGCGCTATAACGAAAGAGTCATCATCAGAGACATCTCTTATGCAGCCCCCCAAGCTGAACCCGGGAAGGTCTATGTGATGGTTTCTTCCAACTGA
- a CDS encoding DUF481 domain-containing protein: MKKMLTAAAVVLALPFNAFAGADFIKGDKTFAGEAELGATLTTGNTETSSAKGRLALKHELGNWENQYLLEGLYKEDTGAVTAKRYIAAAQGDYKFDDNDYLFANLNYEVDPFTGYQYKVTTAAGYGHRFYETDTTLLTGEIGPGYQYQLLDGEQQVLRGYTSDSSWVAHGVVNFETEISDSAKFRQVVVADYGDKLEARSETSLTASIIGALAMKFAVIVRYNSEPLDDKTSTDTETNMTLLYSF; the protein is encoded by the coding sequence ATGAAGAAGATGTTGACTGCGGCTGCCGTGGTATTGGCGCTGCCATTCAATGCGTTTGCCGGCGCTGATTTCATCAAGGGTGACAAAACCTTTGCCGGAGAAGCTGAGTTGGGGGCCACCCTGACCACGGGCAATACCGAAACCTCTTCCGCCAAAGGCCGTTTGGCGCTCAAGCATGAATTGGGCAACTGGGAAAATCAATACCTGCTGGAAGGCTTGTACAAGGAAGATACCGGAGCCGTGACTGCGAAACGTTACATTGCCGCAGCCCAGGGGGATTACAAATTTGATGATAATGACTATCTGTTTGCCAACCTGAACTACGAAGTCGATCCCTTTACCGGTTACCAATACAAGGTCACGACGGCAGCCGGTTATGGTCACCGATTCTATGAGACAGACACTACCCTGCTCACCGGTGAAATCGGTCCCGGTTACCAGTATCAACTTTTGGACGGCGAGCAACAGGTCCTGCGTGGTTATACCTCGGACTCCAGCTGGGTTGCCCATGGTGTGGTGAACTTTGAGACCGAGATCAGTGACAGTGCCAAATTCAGACAAGTTGTGGTTGCCGATTATGGTGACAAGCTGGAGGCTCGTTCAGAGACCTCGCTCACGGCCAGTATCATTGGTGCCCTGGCAATGAAATTTGCCGTGATAGTGCGTTACAACAGCGAGCCGCTGGACGACAAAACGAGCACTGATACAGAGACCAACATGACCTTGCTGTACTCCTTCTAA
- a CDS encoding VOC family protein, whose translation MKLNLLGLDHIVLLCADVGVMEHFYVDVLGCSVARRTESLLQLRAGTALIDLKPATFLPAQSRLDHFCLQYQPVAEQALLAYLDAHKVPRGVFESRFGAQGQGLSLYIQDPEGNRIELKPSSGA comes from the coding sequence ATGAAACTTAACCTGCTTGGGCTGGACCATATAGTGCTGTTGTGTGCCGATGTGGGTGTCATGGAGCACTTCTACGTTGACGTGCTTGGTTGCAGTGTGGCGCGACGTACCGAGTCCTTGCTACAGTTGCGTGCCGGGACAGCATTAATCGACCTTAAGCCTGCGACATTCTTGCCAGCCCAGTCCCGTCTCGATCACTTTTGTCTCCAGTACCAACCCGTAGCTGAGCAGGCGTTGTTGGCATACCTTGATGCCCATAAGGTACCCCGTGGCGTGTTTGAGTCCAGATTCGGGGCTCAGGGGCAGGGCCTCAGCCTGTATATTCAAGATCCTGAAGGAAACCGGATAGAACTCAAACCGTCCTCTGGCGCCTGA
- a CDS encoding DUF3718 domain-containing protein, with the protein MKNTLILASLIAAGLASGVQAADYVFFGQDNSPETKMCIAAGSNNRIALMMQMSSDHGVSRYNANTVVCNGASLAQFAHKYGADKTYAYLAPLTQDKYLYDERVIIKDISFNAPKDTSGTVYVMVSGQ; encoded by the coding sequence ATGAAAAACACTCTTATATTAGCGTCACTGATTGCAGCAGGCTTGGCATCTGGTGTTCAGGCCGCCGACTACGTCTTTTTTGGCCAAGACAATAGTCCTGAAACCAAAATGTGCATTGCAGCAGGCAGCAATAACCGCATAGCCTTAATGATGCAAATGAGCTCAGATCACGGAGTTTCCCGCTACAACGCCAATACCGTGGTATGCAATGGCGCCAGTCTGGCTCAGTTTGCCCACAAGTACGGTGCAGATAAAACCTATGCTTATTTGGCACCACTGACCCAAGATAAATATTTATATGATGAAAGAGTCATCATCAAGGATATTTCGTTCAACGCCCCCAAAGACACATCCGGCACTGTCTATGTGATGGTTTCCGGTCAATAG
- a CDS encoding cytochrome c3 family protein — MTRRLGYILLLTTAILAWRLLPAKSPHLMANDCRSCHLVQGEITPSNASRLLASQEKLCKDCHPKAMTASHPTGFSPGRGLPENFPLDWKGELTCSTCHSVHDERAGLMRTSLRGRDYCQSCHESAFFDAMADGGTTLVSSGHLVPDLATLVEAGTIDDFSFQCMTCHADEQGSLAVSINAAGVINHSSGGSNHPVGSDYQQISLGGGYRPVSLLPSYIALPQGRLSCVSCHIAYGDTHGKLVSSNDGSQLCFSCHDL, encoded by the coding sequence ATGACTAGACGCCTTGGATATATTCTGCTGCTGACCACGGCCATTCTGGCTTGGCGTTTGCTGCCGGCCAAATCCCCACATCTGATGGCCAACGATTGTCGCAGCTGCCACCTGGTACAGGGGGAAATCACCCCAAGTAACGCCAGCCGCCTGCTCGCCAGCCAGGAGAAACTGTGCAAGGACTGTCATCCCAAGGCGATGACCGCCAGTCATCCCACCGGCTTTAGTCCCGGCCGCGGCTTACCGGAAAATTTTCCGCTGGACTGGAAAGGTGAATTGACCTGCAGCACCTGCCACAGTGTCCATGATGAGCGCGCAGGCCTGATGCGCACCAGCCTGCGTGGTCGGGATTATTGCCAAAGCTGCCATGAAAGCGCCTTTTTTGATGCCATGGCGGACGGTGGCACTACCTTGGTATCATCGGGACATTTGGTGCCGGATCTGGCCACCTTGGTGGAAGCGGGCACCATAGACGACTTTTCCTTCCAATGCATGACCTGCCATGCCGATGAGCAGGGCAGTCTGGCGGTTTCCATCAACGCAGCCGGTGTTATCAACCACAGCAGTGGTGGCAGTAATCATCCCGTGGGCAGTGACTATCAACAGATCAGCCTGGGTGGCGGCTATAGACCCGTGTCCTTACTGCCGAGCTATATTGCCTTGCCCCAGGGTCGCCTCAGCTGTGTCTCCTGCCATATCGCCTATGGTGACACCCACGGCAAATTGGTGAGCAGCAACGACGGCTCACAACTCTGTTTCAGCTGCCACGATCTATAG